The genomic segment GAATCGTCTGTTCTCACATGTACaaaaatacagtgaaaagctttgttttgtgttctATCCTGGCAGTCAACATTCTCAAGTACAGCAGGTAGATCAATAATAAAAGTGCAGAGGATCAGGTAATCAGGACAAGGTGCAGGGAGAAAAAATACAGCTAAAGAGTGCAGGAGAATCTTCTTTTGCCAATGAGAGATCCTAATAAATTTGCAGAATTGCTGGTACATCTTGTCTAGACTCACAGGTACCAATTACAGAgtgcaagaacataagaaataggaataggagttggccatctggcccgtcgagcctgctccgccattcaatgagataatggctgatctgattataggctcatctccatctacctgtgttttgcccatatcccttaattcctcaacTATGAATAAAATctatccctgttttcagggactaccaacaaatgCATACACTCTGTGTCTCAGTTTACAGAGACTACCAACACTTCATACACTCTGTGTCCCAGTTTTCCGGGACTTTTTAAATACAACCATCAGTTGGTTTGTACAGATATTCtgcagtttacccatggacccagtctggagtatatattatgaaaggttaaaaatgaccAGAATCCAAAAGGTAGCTTACAAAAGGATGGGTTATTGTAGTGTATTTGCAATTAATTTAATTCCCCTCTCCTTCAAAGACTTAAACTAAGCCAAGGTGAAAGCTTCCTAATGTATGGCTCACCTGGTTTtggcagcagatggaatttatgaacACAATGTTGGTCTGTTAAGCTTCTCTCTTCACACAACTGGTGCCCATTACTCCAGAACTTGTAGCAATCTTCATGCAGTTGCATGGCATACTTTTGGAAGGCTGGTCCACGGGCATGCTGACTGTAAACACGCAGGGCTTGGGCCAACTGGTTCTTGTGGACAGTCGTTGTGTAATGGTGAGGCAGGTTAGACTGATAGGCACTGTGTGCCAGAGGCAAGGCCTTCTGGCAGCGGTTTTCAGAAAACTTATTGTCTGCATCCAAAAATCCTTCAAGTCCTTTTAATTGGATCTGTATCTTAGAGGACAGATCTCCTGAAAGAAATCCCAGCTCATCTTCCCTCCAATTTATCATCACGTCATAGAGCTTCGAGGCCACGGAGAGCCAGTTTTTATAGGCAGGAAGCTCAAAATGCGATGGCTGTGGATTCCTCCCAACACTGTCCTCAAAGCCCTTTTTAGTCAACACCAGCTCCACGTGTTGCCACAGAAACTCCTTCAATGTGCAGTCCACCAGCTGCCCACTGGAACTGTTGAGGTTGCTTTCCAGTATGAAAGATGGCTGGCGGACGTGCCTCATCAATTGATAACGCCGTGACCCTGAAATCGGGAGAGATTCATGCTCCCTGATGGCACAGTTCGTTTTCAGTTGACCAATCAACATACTGATGGGGTCTTCCCCTTGCCCAGCTACAACGTAAACAAAAGCTTGGTTGGCAGGAACAGTAAATAGGCAGTTAATACTCTGGTTCGTCAGTACTCTGCTCTTTCTGAAAATTCTGTAAATCTGATCTTCCAAGGCATGCTGCAGTCTCCTTTTAGGAGAGTGTTTTTTGGGTTTATCCAGATTGGAAGGGTCTAGGCACTTGGGCTCGACTTTCAGAGCTCCATTCAGCTGGAAAATAAAGAGGAGCCTCGGAGGGCAGGGTCTGCAATTCAATCGCCATTCCTTCCCCACTGGGCAATCTTTAATCGTGCTCTTCAGATACGGAAGAACCTTTTGCCTGAGGTTGTCCAGTGCTCGGAAGACGCGGTCGTACGTGATGTCGAAGGAGCAGGTGGGGTGGACCAGGAGGAGGATGTGCGAGACGGAGAAGAGGTAGAGGAGGTGGATGCAGTGAAgcttctcctcccctttccagaACTCGTGGGCCTCGGCGTGGGAAACGTCATCCGCCAGGTCCCTGCAGGCCTGCAGCAGCTGGTAGTTGTCGCAGACGGCGGTCAGGATCAGGTAGAGGACCTTGCTGTCCTGGTTGTAGTAGCACTGCAGCAGGTTGTTGCCCTGGTGATGCTCGTTCATGAGGGACGGGTACAAGGGGAAGACCGGCTTGTCGCACAGAGTGTTGACGATGGCGTATTTCTCCGCGCTCAGGTCCATCGTCTTGCCGAAGATGCCGACCACACACATCTCTTCATCCTTCCAGGCCACGTCCTCGACGTCTGAAGCCAAAGCCGCCCTCAGGAGCCTGGCTGCCACCGCCGCCATCTTGCTTACCCGCCGGCCCTCAATCACTTCCGGGGGAGGAACTACGGCGCCCAAGGACAGTTCCGCACGTTCATGTCCCACCGTTCATTTCCTCCGGGGGGGCAACAAAACCGCAAGGGCTTGcaacccatccccccccccaacacacctTACAAACGGGAATCCAACACTTCCTGTCGGTTGCAAATGGGATGCTCGGCCTCCCCCCAACTCACAAATTGCTTTTTCTAACCTGAAGCATGTGTATAGAGGCGGTCCCGGGCCGTGCCAATGATAACTCACAATAAACAAGTTGAAAACGTCATTTGCTCTCAGCATTTCTGCATCTGCTCAAAGACAAATGTTAACATGCGGAGTGTGAATCATAGCTCTCAGGACTGGAAGGAGAACGAACGCTTCTTACTCAGGacagggttctgggtttaggaggGAAACCAGGGTTTGTAAGTGAGCAGATGGGAGGCGTGGCCAACACCCCATCAGTGAATCCCACTTCACTGCAACGTGCATGGATATAAGATTTCTTTCTGCCTCCGACGCGGAGACTCAGCCAAAGTGGTGTCGTGTCTCCGCAGTGACATGGTATTTGTTTAGCCCATTCCAATTTAATTGCAGATTTTAACATCATCCATTATGAATTTTACCTATTTTCTATGGGGAGAAACGATACCTCGATCTTCATGACGTTCAGTGGCAACCTCAAATTGTTACATCCTCATCAGCcagtggaattttttttctatccaaacCCCTctcgattaaaaaaaaaacgagggcACCAGATTCACTGACAGGTTGCAGCTCACCTCCTCTCCCAACATTAATAGAAAAATATCCAGATAGAAATTACTGTACTCATTACACACCGTGACCACACTTACAGAGGAGTTAAGCACCTGTGCGGAACAAAATGTAAAATGAGAGCTTGGGCCACTTGGAGCATTTTTGTAGTATGTGACGTTCTTTACACGTCTTCGAAGGGATGCAACCTGTCTATTTCTCCAGTGACACTAAATAGTACTGTGCTGTATaatgcaacttttaaaaaaattataaagcaaCCATTCAGTTAGTGAGACACATACAAATTGTTAAAGGAAAGATGCTAACACAACTCAAACTTTAAATAGTACTGTGGAGAATCCCAGGTCACCTCACCAGAGCAAATCATTCAGTACATTCAAGACAGAAGTAGATAAGTTCTTGATAAGACCATAAGGCATTGGAGCAGAAATTGGTtattctgccccaccattcaattatgagttgatccattctccccataatcttt from the Narcine bancroftii isolate sNarBan1 chromosome 14, sNarBan1.hap1, whole genome shotgun sequence genome contains:
- the smg8 gene encoding nonsense-mediated mRNA decay factor SMG8, with translation MAAVAARLLRAALASDVEDVAWKDEEMCVVGIFGKTMDLSAEKYAIVNTLCDKPVFPLYPSLMNEHHQGNNLLQCYYNQDSKVLYLILTAVCDNYQLLQACRDLADDVSHAEAHEFWKGEEKLHCIHLLYLFSVSHILLLVHPTCSFDITYDRVFRALDNLRQKVLPYLKSTIKDCPVGKEWRLNCRPCPPRLLFIFQLNGALKVEPKCLDPSNLDKPKKHSPKRRLQHALEDQIYRIFRKSRVLTNQSINCLFTVPANQAFVYVVAGQGEDPISMLIGQLKTNCAIREHESLPISGSRRYQLMRHVRQPSFILESNLNSSSGQLVDCTLKEFLWQHVELVLTKKGFEDSVGRNPQPSHFELPAYKNWLSVASKLYDVMINWREDELGFLSGDLSSKIQIQLKGLEGFLDADNKFSENRCQKALPLAHSAYQSNLPHHYTTTVHKNQLAQALRVYSQHARGPAFQKYAMQLHEDCYKFWSNGHQLCEERSLTDQHCVHKFHLLPKPGEKPEPDRNPPVLYHNSRARSTSSCNCGRRQAPRDDPFDIKSGNYDFYQLQEEKCCGKLEHFYFPIFQPSTPDPAPAKNDSSVASFTPQEGEGEKMKEKEAQTQGESTSLSLALSLGQSTDSLGTFPPDPHAGGDHTDAHGQGSDAKPEKRPSIVDRQVSTVEYLPGMLNSSCPKGLLPKFSSWSFVKLGPSKAYNFHRGLDQSGFIPGTNYLMPWDIVIKTRSEEEVDMDSNSWPAPNKSVPAKRASTVIGRGRRRDDVARAFVGFEYEDSRGRRFMCSGPEKIMKVMGSGPKESAIKALSSDMPLYILSPSQGRGLKPHYAQLMRLFVVVPDAPLQIMLMPQVQPGPPPCPVFYPERQEIPVPSDGLWVLRFPYAYVTDRGPCFPPKENQPLMSYRVQRGILKAIPQ